In one window of Candidatus Rubrimentiphilum sp. DNA:
- the metH gene encoding methionine synthase — protein sequence MADYLQLLGERVLVFDGAMGTQIMALELTAEDFGGVRYQGCNEALVLTRPDIVRDIHEKYLEAGADVLETDTFTASRLKLDEYELGSKVAEVNRNAAQLARAACDKYSTPERPRFVAGSMGPTGMLISSSDPSLSKITFDELVAIYGEQARHLVEGGADLLLLETMQDLLELKAAVAGITREFAKGLRRVPIQAQPTLITEGRMLLGTDIRAICATVGALPVDVIGLNCSTGPSQMRDSIRYLCENSDRFVSVIPNAGLPLMGPKGETIYPETAAELSRELAEFVRDFGVNVVGGCCGTTPEHIAAIRAEVDALEAQGKRGRTPVPQPKQFVASAMTAIALEQEPRPLLVGERINSQGSRKIKRLLLEDDYDDIALVAREQVEAGAHALDICCALTERTDEDVQMHDLVRKLAQSVESPLMIDSTEPRVLQAALEAYPGRAIVNSVHLESGRAKIDAVLPLAIEHGAAVVALTIDETGMAKTAQRKLEVAKRIYDIVVDEYKLPAGALIFDDLTFTLATGDDEYINSAIETIEGIKAIKKELPGVLTSLGVSNVSFGLKPAARAALNSVFLHHCVQAGLDLALVYAKEITPYAELDATERDLCDDLVHNRRPDALQRLIEHYESSVTQSSSKGDAVDEDADAPPEVRIHNAILRRRKDGIEAKIDAALETRDPVAVLNDILLPAMKEVGDKFGAGELILPFVLQSAEVMKKAVAHLEQFLEKKEGQTKGKIVLATVFGDVHDIGKNLVHTILANNGYTVFDLGKQVPMNTILEKAVEVEADAIGLSALLVSTSKQMPVCVQEQDTRGLQFPVLVGGAAINRDFGRRISVLEGNRFFEPGLFYAKDAFEGLQVMETLTGDPAARERFVEQAKSEALAPRAAPQAVASTNGAIQYSAVKSDRVPVPKAPFFGPRVVREIDPAKLWECFDLRSLYRLSWGAANTKGDAFDKLVKEEFEPRLQRYESVAIKDELLEPRFVYGYFPAAGSGNDVIVYDPKDSSREIARFPFTRQAGGEHLSLADYLREPEDGRGVDVVALQIVTVGSRVAEKIAELHAAGEYSESYFLHGFSVQSAEALAEYAHRRIRSELGLTNEEGKRYSWGYGACPDLSQHEIAFRLLDATNAIGVHLTEAFQIVPEQSTAAIIMHHPKAAYFNAAAVRELEPASA from the coding sequence TTGGCGGACTATCTGCAACTCTTGGGCGAGCGGGTGCTCGTCTTCGACGGGGCCATGGGCACCCAGATCATGGCGCTCGAACTCACCGCCGAGGATTTCGGCGGTGTTCGCTATCAGGGCTGCAACGAAGCTCTCGTTTTAACGCGCCCCGACATTGTCCGCGATATTCACGAAAAGTATTTGGAAGCCGGCGCCGACGTACTGGAAACGGACACGTTTACCGCCTCGCGCTTGAAGCTCGACGAATACGAACTCGGCAGTAAAGTTGCCGAAGTCAATCGCAATGCGGCCCAGCTGGCGCGCGCCGCCTGCGACAAATATTCAACGCCCGAACGCCCGCGCTTCGTCGCCGGTTCGATGGGACCGACGGGCATGTTGATCTCTTCGTCCGATCCGTCGCTATCGAAGATCACGTTTGACGAACTCGTTGCGATCTACGGCGAACAAGCGCGGCATCTTGTCGAGGGCGGCGCCGACCTGCTGCTGCTCGAGACGATGCAAGATCTATTGGAACTCAAAGCGGCGGTCGCCGGCATTACACGCGAGTTCGCCAAAGGGTTGCGTCGCGTTCCGATTCAGGCGCAGCCGACGCTGATCACGGAAGGCCGCATGCTGCTCGGCACTGACATTCGCGCGATCTGTGCGACCGTCGGTGCGCTGCCGGTGGACGTCATCGGTTTGAACTGTTCGACGGGCCCGTCGCAGATGCGCGATTCGATCCGGTATCTGTGCGAGAATTCCGATCGCTTTGTCAGCGTGATTCCCAACGCGGGCTTACCGCTGATGGGCCCAAAGGGCGAAACGATCTATCCGGAGACGGCGGCCGAACTCTCACGCGAGCTCGCGGAGTTCGTGCGCGACTTCGGCGTGAACGTCGTCGGCGGCTGCTGCGGCACGACGCCGGAGCACATCGCGGCGATTCGTGCCGAAGTGGATGCGCTCGAGGCGCAAGGCAAACGCGGGCGCACGCCGGTCCCACAACCCAAGCAATTTGTCGCCTCGGCCATGACTGCGATCGCGCTCGAACAGGAGCCGCGTCCCTTGCTGGTAGGCGAGCGCATCAACTCGCAAGGCTCGCGCAAGATTAAACGGTTGCTTCTCGAGGACGACTACGATGATATCGCGCTGGTCGCGCGCGAACAGGTCGAAGCCGGAGCCCACGCGCTCGATATCTGCTGCGCGTTGACCGAACGCACCGACGAAGACGTACAAATGCACGACTTGGTGCGCAAGCTCGCGCAATCGGTCGAGTCACCGTTAATGATCGACTCGACAGAGCCGCGCGTCCTTCAAGCCGCGCTCGAGGCATATCCGGGCCGCGCGATCGTCAACTCCGTTCACCTGGAGAGCGGGCGCGCGAAGATCGATGCCGTGCTGCCGCTGGCCATCGAGCACGGTGCGGCCGTCGTAGCGCTGACGATCGACGAAACGGGCATGGCCAAGACCGCGCAGCGTAAGCTCGAGGTCGCCAAACGCATTTACGACATCGTCGTCGATGAATACAAGCTGCCCGCCGGCGCGCTGATCTTCGACGATCTGACCTTTACACTGGCCACCGGCGACGACGAGTACATCAACTCGGCAATCGAGACGATCGAAGGCATTAAAGCCATTAAGAAAGAGCTGCCGGGTGTGCTGACGTCGCTTGGCGTGAGCAATGTGTCGTTCGGCTTAAAGCCGGCCGCGCGCGCGGCACTGAACTCGGTGTTCCTGCATCATTGCGTGCAAGCCGGACTTGACTTAGCCCTCGTCTATGCCAAAGAAATAACGCCGTACGCCGAGCTCGATGCCACGGAGCGCGACTTGTGCGACGACCTCGTGCACAACCGGCGTCCGGACGCGTTACAGCGCCTGATCGAGCACTACGAGTCAAGCGTTACGCAGAGCTCATCGAAGGGCGACGCCGTCGACGAGGACGCAGACGCTCCGCCCGAAGTACGCATTCACAATGCAATCTTGCGCCGCCGCAAAGACGGCATCGAGGCGAAGATCGACGCTGCGCTCGAGACGCGCGACCCCGTCGCGGTTCTCAACGATATTCTATTGCCCGCTATGAAAGAGGTCGGCGATAAGTTCGGCGCGGGCGAGTTGATCTTGCCGTTCGTTTTGCAATCAGCCGAAGTGATGAAGAAAGCCGTCGCGCATCTGGAACAGTTCCTTGAGAAGAAGGAAGGCCAAACCAAAGGTAAGATCGTGCTGGCGACGGTGTTCGGCGATGTCCACGACATCGGCAAGAATCTCGTCCACACGATTTTAGCAAACAACGGCTACACGGTCTTCGATCTCGGCAAGCAAGTGCCGATGAATACGATCTTGGAGAAGGCCGTTGAAGTTGAAGCCGACGCGATTGGGCTTTCCGCGCTGCTCGTCTCGACCAGCAAACAGATGCCGGTCTGCGTCCAGGAGCAAGATACCCGCGGCCTGCAGTTTCCCGTGCTGGTGGGCGGCGCGGCGATCAACCGCGACTTCGGCCGCCGCATCTCCGTGCTCGAAGGCAATCGCTTTTTCGAGCCCGGCCTGTTTTACGCCAAAGACGCATTCGAGGGCTTGCAGGTCATGGAAACGCTCACCGGCGATCCGGCGGCGCGCGAACGGTTCGTCGAGCAGGCCAAGAGCGAAGCGCTGGCGCCGCGCGCCGCGCCGCAAGCGGTGGCCTCCACCAATGGCGCGATTCAGTACTCGGCCGTGAAATCCGATCGCGTGCCGGTGCCCAAGGCGCCATTCTTCGGGCCGCGCGTCGTGCGCGAGATCGATCCAGCGAAGCTGTGGGAGTGTTTCGACCTGCGCAGCTTGTACCGGCTGTCGTGGGGCGCCGCCAATACAAAGGGCGACGCATTCGACAAACTGGTGAAAGAAGAGTTTGAGCCGCGCTTGCAGCGTTATGAAAGCGTGGCGATCAAAGACGAATTGCTCGAGCCGCGCTTCGTCTACGGGTATTTCCCCGCTGCCGGCAGCGGCAACGACGTGATCGTCTACGATCCCAAGGATTCATCGCGCGAGATCGCACGCTTCCCGTTCACGCGCCAGGCCGGCGGCGAACATCTCTCGCTCGCGGATTATCTGCGCGAGCCCGAAGACGGGCGCGGCGTGGACGTCGTCGCGTTGCAGATCGTCACGGTGGGATCGCGCGTCGCGGAGAAAATCGCCGAACTGCATGCTGCCGGAGAGTACAGCGAGTCGTACTTCCTGCACGGGTTCTCGGTGCAAAGCGCAGAAGCGCTGGCGGAATACGCGCACCGGCGCATTCGATCGGAACTCGGCTTGACGAACGAAGAGGGCAAACGCTATTCGTGGGGTTACGGCGCCTGTCCGGATCTCTCGCAGCACGAAATCGCGTTCCGCTTGCTCGACGCGACCAACGCGATCGGCGTACATCTGACCGAGGCCTTCCAAATCGTGCCGGAGCAATCGACCGCCGCGATCATCATGCATCATCCGAAGGCGGCGTACTTTAATGCCGCGGCCGTGAGGGAACTCGAACCCGCTTCAGCGTAA
- a CDS encoding asparaginase translates to MSKPQSSSALRGEPFVEVTRGGVVESIHHVAACAVDSRGEPVLSMGEVLAAPVFLRSSAKPFIAATVLAAGARERFGLEPREIAVMAGSHGGQSFHVEAVRSILRKIDMPESALQCGVHPPYNAAAAQELQRAGIAPTEVYNNCSGKHAGILALCKIIGADPKTYLEASNPAEQRILDFCARVSGTTAEAMPIGVDGCGIPVYAVPLRNAALSFLRLAAPDGVSDDEAVALQTVRDAMIAFPEYVSGTGEFDARLMQTAGGSIASKAGAEGVHGVAALPQSVGLVCKILDGTVRARGPAVLAMLRSLQLLSEAQLTKLADLERPIVYNRAGRAVGEISARKG, encoded by the coding sequence AGTCGATCCATCACGTCGCGGCCTGCGCCGTCGACTCTCGTGGCGAGCCGGTCCTTTCAATGGGAGAAGTCCTCGCGGCTCCGGTCTTCTTGCGATCGAGCGCGAAGCCGTTTATCGCCGCAACGGTGCTCGCTGCCGGTGCGCGCGAACGTTTCGGTCTTGAACCGCGCGAGATTGCGGTCATGGCTGGCTCGCATGGCGGGCAATCCTTTCACGTCGAGGCAGTGCGATCGATTCTACGCAAGATTGACATGCCGGAAAGCGCGCTGCAGTGCGGCGTGCATCCGCCATATAACGCAGCCGCGGCGCAGGAACTCCAACGCGCCGGAATCGCACCGACGGAAGTCTACAACAATTGTTCGGGCAAACACGCCGGCATTCTGGCGCTGTGCAAGATCATCGGCGCCGATCCCAAGACGTACCTCGAGGCGAGCAATCCTGCGGAGCAGCGCATTTTAGATTTTTGCGCGCGCGTCTCGGGAACGACGGCTGAGGCAATGCCAATCGGCGTTGACGGATGCGGTATTCCGGTTTACGCGGTGCCGTTGCGGAACGCCGCGCTTTCCTTTCTGCGTTTGGCTGCGCCGGACGGCGTTTCCGATGACGAAGCGGTTGCTTTGCAGACGGTACGCGATGCGATGATCGCTTTTCCCGAATACGTCTCAGGAACCGGCGAATTCGATGCGCGCTTGATGCAAACCGCGGGCGGTTCGATTGCCTCCAAGGCCGGGGCGGAAGGCGTTCACGGCGTGGCCGCGCTGCCGCAAAGCGTTGGCCTGGTCTGCAAGATTCTGGACGGCACGGTACGAGCGCGAGGACCCGCGGTGCTGGCTATGCTGCGGAGCCTGCAGCTACTCTCGGAGGCGCAACTGACCAAACTCGCGGACCTCGAGCGGCCGATAGTATATAATCGAGCTGGGCGCGCCGTGGGCGAAATCAGCGCCCGCAAAGGATAA